A genomic region of Ignavibacteria bacterium contains the following coding sequences:
- a CDS encoding NADH-quinone oxidoreductase subunit B family protein translates to MGLEEKLGSDGFFTTKFETLINWSRKNALWPMPMGISCCAIEMMAVAGPRFDIARFGSEAFRFSPRQADVMIVAGTVTYKMAHVVRKIYDQMPDPKWVIAMGACTSSGGMYRSYSVVQGIDQFLPVDAYVAGCPPRPDNLLNALMMIQSKIEKEKIAKYSKN, encoded by the coding sequence ATGGGATTAGAAGAAAAATTAGGAAGCGACGGTTTTTTTACGACTAAATTTGAAACGTTAATTAACTGGTCTCGCAAAAATGCTCTTTGGCCTATGCCGATGGGTATTTCCTGCTGTGCAATCGAAATGATGGCAGTTGCAGGACCGAGATTTGATATTGCAAGATTCGGAAGCGAAGCATTCAGGTTTTCTCCGAGACAAGCAGACGTTATGATTGTTGCAGGAACGGTAACATATAAAATGGCACACGTTGTCCGCAAGATTTATGACCAGATGCCTGACCCTAAATGGGTGATTGCAATGGGTGCGTGCACTTCAAGCGGCGGAATGTACAGAAGCTACTCTGTCGTTCAGGGAATTGACCAGTTTCTTCCTGTCGATGCATATGTGGCAGGATGTCCACCGAGACCTGATAATTTGCTGAATGCGCTTATGATGATTCAGTCAAAAATCGAAAAAGAAAAAATCGCGAAGTATTCCAAAAATTAA